From Rutidosis leptorrhynchoides isolate AG116_Rl617_1_P2 chromosome 3, CSIRO_AGI_Rlap_v1, whole genome shotgun sequence, a single genomic window includes:
- the LOC139897900 gene encoding cytochrome b561 and DOMON domain-containing protein At5g35735-like, which yields MGKILTILFCILISNSIISSAQNCDTFTFTNNAIYASCVTLPVQNAHLHWNYHANNGTVDVAYRHTGVSTSTWVAWGLNVGGSGMVGTQALVAIPNANGSVQAYTSSINSYTTSLQQSPLSFNVPVISADSVNGDVVIFATLVLPSGRTSFTQVWQNGPVSNGVPGAHNMASENTNAVGTVNFVTGQVGAGGGVGGSVRHRRNTHGVLNAVSWGILMPMGAMIARYLKVFKVAHPAWFYIHVACQITAYGVGVAGWGTGLKLGSDSVGIKYTTHRNLGIALFALGTLQVFALLLRPKPDNKYRKYWNIYHGGVGYTVIVLGIVNVFKGLDILDPEKKWKNAYIGVLIALAAIAGSLESFTWFVVLKRKKEDKQTGPVGNGAYTGNGHGHGHGHSQVA from the exons ATGGGTAAAATCTTAACCATACTTTTTTGTATTTTGATATCGAATTCGATCATTTCAAGTGCTCAAAATTGCGATACTTTCACGTTCACAAATAACGCAATATATGCATCATGTGTAACTTTACCCGTACAAAACGCCCATCTTCATTGGAACTACCATGCTAACAACGGAACTGTCGACGTGGCATACCGACACACCGGAGTTTCCACGTCAACATGGGTTGCATGGGGTTTGAACGTTGGTGGGTCAGGTATGGTTGGTACACAAGCACTTGTTGCTATACCAAATGCAAACGGGTCGGTTCAAGCTTATACTTCGTCCATAAATAGTTACACTACATCGTTACAACAAAGTCCGTTAAGTTTTAACGTGCCGGTGATCAGCGCTGATAGTGTTAATGGTGATGTGGTTATTTTTGCTACTTTGGTATTGCCTAGTGGAAGAACTAGTTTTACTCAAGTTTGGCAAAATGGTCCGGTTTCAAACGGGGTACCGGGTGCTCATAATATGGCTTCGGAGAACACTAATGCAGTTGGAACGGTGAATTTTGTCACCGGTCAGGTTGGTGCCGGCGGTGGGGTTGGTGGGTCAGTACGTCACCGGAGAAAC ACTCATGGAGTATTAAACGCCGTTAGTTGGGGAATATTGATGCCAATGGGAGCCATGATTGCAAGATACTTGAAAGTATTCAAGGTGGCTCATCCTGCCTGGTTTTACATCCATGTTGCCTGCCAAATTACAGCCTACGGAGTCGGTGTTGCAGGATGGGGGACCGGACTCAAACTCGGTAGTGACTCAGTAGGTATCAAATACACTACTCACCGAAACCTTGGAATTGCCCTTTTCGCCCTTGGAACCCTACAG GTATTTGCACTTCTGTTGAGGCCGAAGCCCGATAACAAATATAGGAAGTACTGGAACATCTACCACGGGGGTGTAGGATACACAGTGATCGTCCTTGGCATCGTTAATGTGTTCAAAGGACTCGATATCTTGGACCCCGAGAAGAAATGGAAAAATGCGTACATTGGTGTACTCATAGCATTGGCAGCCATTGCAGGTTCATTGgaatcgtttacttggttcgtggTTTTAAAGAGAAAGAAGGAAGACAAACAAACGGGGCCCGTTGGAAACGGTGCGTACACAGGCAACGGTCATGGTCACGGCCATGGTCACAGTCAGGTAGCATAG